One Loxodonta africana isolate mLoxAfr1 chromosome 4, mLoxAfr1.hap2, whole genome shotgun sequence genomic region harbors:
- the LOC100663483 gene encoding LOW QUALITY PROTEIN: olfactory receptor 6C2-like (The sequence of the model RefSeq protein was modified relative to this genomic sequence to represent the inferred CDS: substituted 1 base at 1 genomic stop codon), with the protein MLMATTKTAGALELKGGRQMGGRAGRQNLLCRNKPDRSLSLACHSLILASPIALDLAKVSDEKSSPITTFMFLGLTDDPKLQVLLFIFLFLTYMLSVTGNLIIIALTLSDSHLKTPMYFFLRNFSFLEVSFTSVCIPRFLYAMTTGDNTVTYNACATQMLFVVLFGVTEFFLLAAMSYDHYVAICKPLHYTTIMNNTVCTTLILSCWVAGLLIILPPLGIGLQLEFCDSSVIDHFACDTSPILQITCXDTVFMDRIVLSFGVLTLIITLVCVVLSYTYIIKTILKFPSAQLRKKAFSTCSSHIIVISITYGSCMFICIKPSAKEGVAISKVVSVLTTSVAPLLNPFIYTLRNKQVKQAFKDIIKRITFLTKK; encoded by the exons ATGCTAATGGCCACTACAAAGACAGCAGGTGCTCTAGAATTAAAAGGAGGCAGGCAGatgggcgggcgggcgggcaggcAGAATTTACTGTGCAGAAATAAGCCTGACAGATCGCTCAGTTTGGCCTGTCACAGTCTTATTCTGGCAA GTCCGATTGCCCTTGACTTGGCAAAAGTCAGTGATGAGAAATCATCGCCAATAACAACATTCATGTTTCTGGGATTGACAGATGACCCAAAGCTACAAGTTctgctttttatatttttgttcctcACCTACATGTTGAGTGTTACTGGGAACCTAATAATCATTGCCCTCACGCTTTCGGATTCCCATCTTAAAActcccatgtattttttcctgcgaaatttctctttcttagaaGTCTCATTCACCTCTGTCTGTATTCCCAGATTCCTGTATGCTATGACAACTGGAGATAATACTGTTACCTATAATGCTTGTGCCACCCAAATGTTGTTTGTTGTCCTCTTTGGAGtaacagaattttttcttctggcagccatGTCCTATGAtcactatgtggccatctgcaaacccctgcattacaCGACCATCATGAACAATACAGTCTGCACTACACTCATTCTCAGCTGTTGGGTTGCTGGCCTATTGATCATCCTCCCACCACTTGGCATAGGGCTCCAGCTGGAATTCTGTGACTCAAGTGTAATTGATCATTTTGCTTGTGATACATCTCCTATTCTCCAGATAACCTGCTGAGACACAGTATTTATGGACAGAATTGTTTTGAGTTTTGGTGTGCTGACGCTTATTATTACCCTAGTGTGTGTAGTCCTCTCCTACACGTACATCATTAAGACCATCCTAAAATTCCCTTCTGCTCAACTAAGGAAAAAGGCCTTTTCCACCTGTTCTTCCCATATAATTGTCATTTCCATCACCTATGGCAGCTGCATGTTCATCTGTATCAAACCTTCAGCAAAGGAAGGAGTGGCCATTAGTAAGGTGGTGTCGGTGCTCACTACTTCAGTTGCTCCTTTGCTTAACCCGTTCATTTATACACTTAGaaacaaacaagtgaaacaagcttTCAAAGACATCATAAAAAGGATTACATTTCTCACAAAGAAGTAA